The DNA window GTTGTGGTTCATAATGACACAGCCTTACCTCACCTCCACTCCTCTGTTGTTGTGGTTCATAATGACACAGCCTTACCTCACCTCCACTCCTCTGTTGTTGTGGTTCATAATGACACAGCCTCACCTCCACTCCTCTGTTGTTGTGGTTCATAATGACACAGCCTTACCTCACCTCCACTCCTCTGTTGTTGTGGTTCATAATGACACAGCCTTACCTCACCTCCACTCCTCTGTTGTTGCGGTTCATAATGACACAGCCTTACCTCACCTCCACTCCTCTGTTGTTGCGGTTCATAATGACACAGCCTTACCTCACCTCCACTCCTCTGTTGTTGCGGTTCATAATGACACAGCCTTACCTCACCTCCACTCCTCTGTTGTTGTGGTTCATAATGACACAGCCTTACCTCACCTCCACTCCTCTGTTGTTGTGGTTCATAATGACACAGCCTTACCTCACCTCCACTCCTCTGTTGTTGTGGTTCATAATGACACAGCCTTACCTCACCTCCACTTCTCTGTTGTTGTGGTTCATAATGACACAGCCTTACCTCACCTCCACTCCTCTGTTGTTGTGGTTCATAATGACACAGCCTTACCTCACCTCCACTCCTCTGTTGTTGTGGTTCATAATGACACAGCCTTACCTCACCTCCATTCCTCTGTTGTTGTGGTTCATAATGACACAGCCTTACCTCACCTCCACTCCTCTGTTGTTGTGGTTCATAATGACACAGCCTTACCTCACCTCCACTCCTCTGTTGTTGCGGTTCATAATGACACAGCCTTACCTCACCTCCATTCCTCTGTTGTTGCGGTTCATAATGACACAGCCTTACCTCACCTCCATTCCTCTGTTGTTGTGGTTCATAATGACACAGCCTTACCTCACCTCCACTCCTCTGTTGTTGTGGTTCATAATGACACAGCCTTACCTCACCTCCACTCCTCTGTTGTTGTGGTTCATAATGACACAGCCTTACCTCACCTCCATTCCTCTGTTGTTGTGGTTCATAATGACACAGCCTTACCTCACCTCCACTCCTCTGTTGTTGTGGTTCATAATGACACAGCCTTACCTCACCTCCACTCCTCTGTTGTTGTGGTTCATAATGACACAGCCTTACCTCACCTCCACTCCTCTGTTGTTGTGGTTCATAATGACACAGCCTTACCTCACCTCCACTCCTCTGTTGTTGCGGTTCATAATGACACAGCCTTACCTCACCTCCACTCCTCTGTTGTTGCGGTTCATAATGACACAGCCTTACCTCACCTCCACTCCTCTGTTGTTGTGGTTCATAATGACACAGCCTTACCTCACCTCCACTCCTCTGTTGTTGCGGTTCATAATGACACAGCCTTACCTCACCTCCACTCCTCTGTTGTTGTGGTTCATAATGACACAGCCTTACCTCACCTCCACTCCTCTGTTGTTGTGGTTCATAATGACACAGCCTTACCTCACCTCCACTCCTCTGTTGTTGCGGTGTAcctgttccccgggcgctgaagacgtggatgtcgattaaggcagccccccccccccgcacctctctgattcagaggggttgggttaaatgcggaacacacatttcagttgaaggcattcagttgtataactgactaggtatccccctttccctttcctgaACTTGGGCCCAGACCTAATCAGTCTTCTGTCTACCCCTCTGCCCTTGCTATTCACCTAtttctccccctttctttctATATGTTTTCTCTTCATTcctcctttttctttctctttcacaatctctctcgctctctctgtatttTCTACACATTCCATCGTTTCTCTTTTTTCTtactttttctctccctccatctcccaccctccatctctctctcttctgcctctcAGTCCGTCAGGGTGTACGTTCTGGGGAAAGAAGCCGTGGACTCGTAAGAAGAAGATCCTGTGGCAGCTGGGCACTCTGATCGGAGCCCCGGTGGGCATCACCCTCATCGCTGGTATCGCTGTGCCTGCCATGGTCATTGGGCTCCCCGTCTATGTGGGGCGCAAGGTGGGCAACACCTTACTGAACCCCCCCACTCACATTTAGGACTACactcagtcatttagcagattctCTTATCTAGAGTGGTTTACTGTGAGTGCATATACATtaaaaggaaaataatgaaagtATTTACTTTTCATGAAGTTTAACAGAAAAGCAATCCATTGTAGAAATGAAATGTGACGGTGCTGTTCTTAAACATTTAGTTAGTGTCAATATGATGTTTAATTTCATGGTGGTACTTTCATTTCCTCCTTATATTCCAGTAATTGAGAAATACAATTCCTGAAATAGATGAGCTTTCAAACCAtaggaaacttttttttttagtTTCAGTATGATGCTACAACTGTTCTTCGGAAACAACATAGTTGTGAAGAAATGTTGTGTCATGATAGAATTGCAGAATTACCTCATTTGAAGGATATCTCTTTAGCGCACCCTTGTGGAAATACAATGTAACTGCGGGTTTGAATTTAAACTCATTTGAATGATGTACTATAGCCCTCCAACACATACTTTATTGTTCCAGGCCCCTAAGCCTTACCAGCTGTAGAAATACCTTTCAGAGTATTACCAGCTGTAGAAATACCTTTCAGAGTATTACCAGTTGTACTCAGCCAACTCCCTACCATCCACTCTCAACCAGAGATGTAATGCTGTAATAGGCCTAGGTAAAGTAACTTTGGTGGTGGTACTAAtatgactttttcaacattttgttaggttacagccttattctaaaattgattaaattgtttttttccctcatcaatctacacacaatacccaataatgacaaagcaaaaacgggtttttagacatttttgctaatttataaaataaaaaaccgaaatatcacatttacattagtattcagaccctttactcagtactttgctgaaacacctttggcagcgattgcagcctcAATTCTTATTGGGTGTGAcgtaaaagcttggcacacctgtatttggggagtttctcaaagtcttctctgcagatcctctcaagctctgtcaggttggatggggagtgttcctgcacagcttttttcagatccctccagagatgttcgatcgagttcaagtccaggctctggctgggccactcaacgacattcagagatttgtcctgaagccactcctgtgttgtcttggctgtgtgcttagggtcgttgtcctgttggaagggatccttcgcccaagtctgaggtcctagGGAtgctggagcagattttcatcaaggatctctctgtactttgctccgttcatctttccctcgatcctgtccctgccgctaaaaaacatcctcacagcatgatgctgccaccaccatgcttcaccatagggatggtgccaggtttccttcagacgtgacgcttggcattcaggccagagaatcttgtttctcatggtctgagagtctttaggtgccttttggaaaactccaagctggctttcatgcgccttttactgaggagtggcttctgtctggccactctaccataacggcctgattggtggagtgctgcagagatggttgaccttctggaaggatctcccatctccacagaggaactctagagctctgtcagagtgaccatcgggttcttggtcacctccctgaacaaggcccttctcccctaattgctcagtttggccaggcggccagctctaggaagagtcttggtggttccaatcttcttccatttaagaatgatggaggccactgtatccTTGGGGAacttcagtgctgcagacatttttttggtacccttccccagatctgtgcctcgacacaatcctgtcttggagctctacggacaattcctttgacctcgtggcttggtttttgctctgacatgcattgtcaacagtgggaccttatatagacaggtgtgtgcctttccaaatcatgtccaatcaattgaatttaccacaagtggactccaagttgtagaaacatctcaaggatgatcaatggaaacaggatgcatctgagctcaatttcgagtctcatagcaaagggtctgaatatttatgtaaataaggtatttcagttttttatttgtaataaatgagcaaaaatgtctaaaatgtgtaaaaagttaagcggtctgaatactttccgaaggcactgtaagtctgtggaaaaaaaagaaagaaatccCCTTTCACGACATATGACCTACTTCTCCCAAGTGCTTTATAATATAATTGTATCTGAAtcacagtacagacattttaTCTGGATCAGCCCTTTTTtgctagcctggtcccaaatcGGTTTGTGCTGTTTTGCCAACTCATTGTGCAAAACagcacacacagatctgggaccaggctacactGTTTGACCGTTGTGAAAGTTCAGGATGTGTATTACCTGTATAACTTCCCTTCAACTTCACTAAGATCTATCTTTTTTTTTGTGATAGATTCACGCCCATTATGACGGGATGAAGACCAGTCGGCACAGGAGGAACCTGGCCATCACAGGGGGAGTGGCCCTGTCAATCATCACAGCTCCTGTGATTGCAGCCGTCAGCGTGGGTATTGGTGTGCCCATCATGTTGGCGTACGTCTATGGAGTTGTGCCCATCTCTCTGTGCCGTGGAGGAGGCTGTGGTGTCAGCCGAGGAAAGGGGCGTGGCATGCGGATCGACTTTGACGAGGACGATGGCCCAATCACAGGTGAGCAAGACTTCAATAGCTATAATTTTTGCTTTAATAGACTTAATACTgtaaaatacaacaacaactcttacctacatgtacagttgaagtcggaagtctacatacacttaggttgtagtcattaaaactcgtttttcaaccactccacaaatgtcttgttaacaaactatagttttggcaagtcggttaggacatctactttgtgcatgacacaagtcatttttccaacaattgtttacagacagattatttcacgtataattgactgtatcacaattccagtgggtcagaaatttacatacactaagttgactgtgcctttaaacagcttggaaaattccagaaaatgatgtaatggctttagaagcttctgataggctaattgacatcatttgagtcaattggaggtgtacctgtggatttatttcaaggcctaccttcaaactcagtgcctctttgcttgacatcatgggaaaatcaaaagaaatcagccaagaaaaaattgcagacctccacaagtctggttcatccttgggagcaatttccaaatgcctgaaggtacctcgttcatctgtacaaacaatagtatgcaagtataaacaccatgggaccacgcagccgtcataccgctcagaaaggagacgcgttctgtctcctagagatgaacgtactttggtgcgaaaaatgcaaatcaatcccagaacaacagcaaaggaccttgtgaagatgctggaggaaacaggtacaaaagaatttatatccacagtaaaatgagtcctatgtcgacataacctgaaaggccgctcagcaaggaagaagccactgctccaaaaccgccattaaaaagccagactacggtttgcaactgcacatggggacaaagatcgttctttttggagaaatgtcctctggtctgatgaaacaaaaatagaactgtttggccataatgaccattggtatgtttggaggaaaaaggggaggcttgcaagccgaagaacaccatcccaaccgtgaagcatcatgttgtgggggtgctttgctgcagtagggactggtgcacttcacaaaatagattcaTCATGACAAAggaaaatgatgtagatatattgaagcaacatctcaagacatcaggcaggaagttaaagcttgatcgcaaatgggtcttccaaatgtacaatgaccccaagcatacttccaaagttgtggcaaaatggcttaaggacaacaaagtcaagttattggagtggccatcacaaagccctgacctcaatcctatagaaaatgtgtgggcagaactgaaaaagcatgtgtgagcaaggaggcctacaaacctgactcagttacaccagctctgtcaggagaaatgggccaaaattcacccaacttattgtgggaagcttgtggaaggcttcctgaaacgtttgacccaagttaaacaatttaaaggcaatgctaccaaatactaattgagtgtatgtaaacttctgacccactgggaatgtgatgaaagaattaaaagctgaaataaataattatttctactattattctgacatttcacattcttaaaataaagttgtgatcctaactgacctaagacagggaatttttactaggattaaatgtcaggaatggtgaaaaactgagtttaaatgtatttggctaaagtgtatgtaaacttctgacttcaactgtatgtctctcTTTTATGTTACAAGCGTAATTAAACTGCAAATGAATTGAGATAAGAAATATTGAATCGAATTGACAAATATCTCATCATGCATCAAATAAAAATATCAAATAATTGTCCCCCAGTGGCTGATGCGTGGCGGGCCCTTAAGTCCCCCAGCCTGGGTGAGAGCAGCCTGGAGGGGGCAGCCAGCGGCCTCAGCACCACCTCCCCCAGTGATGGTCTCTCTGTGGCCCCCGGGGCCCTGGGGGACACCCCCCACTTTAACACTTTGGCAGGGGGTGCCCTTGGAGCCAGGACTGGCAAATACAACAGGTATGGAGGGGGCCCAGCAGGGAAGAGAACCTGTTCTGTACGTCTTATGGAGGGGATATTGTGTATTGTAAGCAGGGAGACGGTATAAATAGGGGCCAAGTAAGACTTAAACAAACTAACTACAGTTGTTGTTGTCCCTTTGAAAGTTATGTATCTTGGTTGTATGAGGATTGCTCTTATAACCTCTGCTGTAAAAATTGTTTTGCTGACTAAATGTAATGTGACATTATGTTGAACACTGGGTGTTGGTATGACCTGTTGTTGGTATGACCTGTTGTTGGTATGACCATATAATAATCATGTTTTGTGTTGTTCCAGGTTGGAGCTCCAGGGAGGGAAGCTGGGAAAGGACGATgcccagagagagacaggtagtctGGGAGCGGGTAGT is part of the Salmo trutta chromosome 34, fSalTru1.1, whole genome shotgun sequence genome and encodes:
- the LOC115173471 gene encoding uncharacterized protein LOC115173471; the encoded protein is MTQPYLTSTPLLLWFIMTQPYLTSTPLLLWFIMTQPYLTSTPLLLWFIMTQPYLTSTPLLLRFIMTQPYLTSTPLLLRFIMTQPYLTSTPLLLRFIMTQPYLTSTPLLLRFIMTQPYLTSTPLLLRFIMTQPYLTSTPLLLRFIMTQPYLTSTPLLLRFIMTQPYLTSTPLLFAVHNDTALPHLHSSVVAVHNDTALPHLHSSVVAVHNDTALPHLHSSVVVVHNDTALPHLHSSVVVVHNDTALPHLHSSVVVVHNDTALPHLHSSVVVVHNDTALPHLHSSVVAVHNDTALPHLHSSVVAVHNDTALPHLHSSVVAVHNDTALPHLHSSVVVVHNDTALPHLHSSVVVVHNDTALPHLHSSVVVVHNDTALPHLHFSVVVVHNDTALPHLHSSVVVVHNDTALPHLHSSVVVVHNDTALPHLHSSVVVVHNDTALPHLHSSVVVVHNDTALPHLHSSVVAVHNDTALPHLHSSVVAVHNDTALPHLHSSVVVVHNDTALPHLHSSVVVVHNDTALPHLHSSVVVVHNDTALPHLHSSVVVVHNDTALPHLHSSVVVVHNDTALPHLHSSVVVVHNDTALPHLHSSVVVVHNDTALPHLHSSVVAVHNDTALPHLHSSVVAVHNDTALPHLHSSVVVVHNDTALPHLHSSVVAVHNDTALPHLHSSVVVVHNDTALPHLHSSVVVVHNDTALPHLHSSVVAVYLFPGR